In Anticarsia gemmatalis isolate Benzon Research Colony breed Stoneville strain chromosome 4, ilAntGemm2 primary, whole genome shotgun sequence, one DNA window encodes the following:
- the LOC142987880 gene encoding uncharacterized protein LOC142987880: MKSVVLCALVLVACAMAAPQREGAAYTREAIKQAQNTHLIPKDAEIQKVQEGIELAAYESIPVNQRINLYEILGDQVPSEVINNLQGQIDQIGHQ, encoded by the exons ATGAAGTCCGTGGTGCTGTGCGCTCTGGTGCTGGTGGCGTGCGCGATGGCCGCGCCGCAGCGGGAGGGCGCCGCCTACACGCGCGAGGCCATCAAGCAGGCGCAGAACACACACCTCATCCCCAAGGACGCTGAGATCCAGAAG GTGCAAGAAGGTATTGAGCTGGCGGCGTACGAGTCGATCCCCGTGAACCAGAGGATCAACCTGTACGAGATCCTCGGCGACCAGGTGCCTTCCGAGGTCATCAACAACCTGCAGGGCCAGATCGACCAGATCGGCCACCAGTAA